In one window of Mercurialis annua linkage group LG4, ddMerAnnu1.2, whole genome shotgun sequence DNA:
- the LOC126678766 gene encoding heavy metal-associated isoprenylated plant protein 6-like, with the protein MGAEKEVAEKKPEAAAAAEKKDDAKVVSVYKMDMHCEGCAKKIRSAVKHLEGVESAKTDCDANKLTVTGKVDPAKVKARLEEKTKKKVEIISPLPKKDGDKKPDEKKPDDKKPDEKKPEEKKTPPKESTVVLKIRTHCDGCVSKMKKIILKIKGVASVTVDAPKDLVTVKGTMDVSSMVSYLKDKLKRAVDVVPPKKEEPKKEAAAAAPAGGEKKDKEGGGEAKAEKKEGGGDKKEAAPVAAAPAPSGAKMEMSKFEYYPAPAPTHWLEGVFGHSYSGEPHHQGYYPENHQAYPVMNHGHGYIQQGYVQQPGYVMEPMYNHPMHAPQMFSEENPNACSVM; encoded by the exons ATGGGTGCTGAG AAAGAAGTTGCTGAAAAGAAACCAGAAGCTGCCGCCGCCGCAGAGAAAAAAGATGACGCGAAGGTCGTATCTGTTTACAAAATGGATATGCATTGCGAAGGCTGTGCAAAGAAAATTAGAAGCGCAGTTAAACATTTAGAag GTGTGGAGTCGGCGAAAACCGATTGCGACGCGAATAAACTGACGGTTACCGGAAAAGTTGATCCGGCGAAAGTTAAGGCGAGGCTTGAggagaaaactaagaagaaagTTGAGATTATTTCTCCACTACCTAAGAAAGACGGTGATAAAAAACCTGATGAGAAAAAACCAGACGACAAAAAACCTGACGAGAAAAAACCTGAAGAAAAGAAAACTCCTCCTAAAgag AGTACTGTCGTTTTGAAGATCAGAACACACTGTGATGGTTGTGTTTCCAAGATGAAGAAGatcattttgaaaatcaaag GTGTTGCTAGCGTTACAGTGGATGCACCTAAAGATTTAGTAACAGTCAAAGGAACAATGGACGTGAGTTCGATGGTTTCTTATCTCAAGGATAAACTCAAAAGAGCCGTTGACGTTGTTCCTCCGAAAAAAGAGGAGCCGAAGAAAGAAGCCGCCGCCGCCGCCCCTGCCGGTGGTGAGAAGAAAGATAAGGAAGGCGGAGGAGAAGCCAAAGCTGAGAAAAAAGAAGGCGGAGGAGACAAAAAAGAAGCAGCTCCCGTTGCAGCAGCGCCGGCGCCGAGTGGTGCTAAGATGGAGATGagtaaatttgaatattatccAGCACCAGCGCCGACTCATTGGTTAGAAGGAGTGTTTGGACACAGTTACAGTGGTGAGCCCCATCATCAAGGATATTACCCGGAAAACCATCAAGCGTACCCGGTAATGAACCACGGGCATGGATATATCCAACAAGGATACGTACAACAACCGGGTTATGTTATGGAACCAATGTACAACCACCCAATGCATGCACCACAGATGTTCAGCGAGGAGAATCCGAACGCGTGTTCTGTTATGTAA